One window from the genome of Nicotiana tomentosiformis chromosome 5, ASM39032v3, whole genome shotgun sequence encodes:
- the LOC104114362 gene encoding uncharacterized protein, whose product MGNCFGISRKLTSEIAPADVIKKHPAVKLYGLPNNISTYYIRCALLYKPVTVHFIPSETHRSPVLEYKSDSVTGSVNDVLRYLDVKFPEPKLSTRWGIGGGGWCDETTPFVVWLVILQHRSMTWHLERMGRWGEDLAGRGGKARGDPAMGTPKMEVRKFARSYSQLLELMLEHAQMEERVVFPILEKADRGLSKAVNEEHARDLPMMNGIKEDIKSIGVLDSGHPSYQEALCNLSTRLKTLQEHSKKHFEEEEKNLLPLMEAAELSKAQQDKVLDQCLDVMHGTHSHLFRFFMEGLLPQDAMHYLDMLSRCSDQNRVSSMLRLIVDKVV is encoded by the exons ATGGGGAATTGTTTCGGGATATCAAGAAAGTTGACGTCGGAGATAGCGCCGGCCGACGTGATAAAGAAACATCCGGCCGTCAAACTGTACGGACTGCCGAATAATATTTCAACCTATTACATTCGATGTGCTCTGCTTTACAAGCCGGTGACTGTCCATTTTATTCCCTCAGAGACCCACCGCTCGCCGGTACTGGAGTACAAATCCGACTCCGTTACGGGGTCCGTTAACGACGTGTTGCGTTACTTGGACGTGAAGTTTCCGGAGCCGAAGTTGTCGACGAGGTGGGGAATCGGTGGGGGTGGGTGGTGTGATGAAACGACGCCGTTTGTGGTTTGGCTGGTGATACTGCAGCATAGGAGTATGACGTGGCACTTGGAGAGAATGGGGAGGTGGGGTGAAGACTTGGCGGGTCGGGGCGGGAAGGCGCGGGGCGATCCGGCGATGGGGACTCCGAAAATGGAAGTGAGGAAGTTTGCGAGGAGTTATTCACAGTTGTTGGAGCTGATGCTTGAGCATGCTCAAATGGAGGAGAGAGTTGTTTTCCCAATCTTGGAAAAGGCTGATAGAG GATTGTCTAAAGCTGTAAATGAGGAGCACGCAAGGGACCTTCCGATGATGAATGGTATTAAAgaagatatcaaatctatcggAGTTCTTGATTCAGGGCATCCTTCCTACCAAGAGGCCCTCTGCAACCTCTCTACTCGGCTCAAAACCTTACAG GAGCATAGCAAGAAGCACTTCGAAGAGGAGGAGAAGAATCTACTGCCGCTGATGGAGGCAGCCGAATTGAGTAAAGCGCAACAGGATAAAGTCCTAGACCAGTGCTTGGATGTCATGCACGGGACACACTCCCATCTCTTTCGTTTCTTTATGGAAGGCCTCCTCCCTCAGGACGCAATGCATTACTTGGACATGCTTTCTAGGTGCAGTGACCAAAACCGAGTGTCTTCAATGCTACGGTTAATTGTTGATAAGGTTGTATGA